The Syngnathus scovelli strain Florida chromosome 18, RoL_Ssco_1.2, whole genome shotgun sequence genome contains a region encoding:
- the zmp:0000000991 gene encoding serine-rich adhesin for platelets has translation MSTSDAVHSELSVRGETATPPHGEARSTRSSTTKQWDDKSPHPCRRAITHERRVKECKFGADGPRRDVNVESGNRYTTRIFFTLSNYLDLKRKQDSCVYSSDETCETVAGSAQVNNWTSLPDTSRGVTSESPLSQKIPFLSGSPLPSGLQPSTSVRGSTDQTIKDGFENQTDVEEPGKVMLSSTMVTVLAPTWTGRLRRSKRFEATGSLETLTSLPGVANSEAIRPQSCSQSSQSSTGRLFNVSQAQSRAPFLSTRQNTTGWSSKSGPQNLDYELKSKVPRTASLDGSAKETEMKKAQASTSWDPYGQKGTQRDGHPLRRSSLSSKPTTSSLLLSLRRLNNQSMNSNNPTSSEVKPAPLKTDQEVFSTQVTQAFHKTLERERFKPLPSSLSLSPRAAEMQPVSPPSLPNHGKRGTSKTSLFSSSTLNKVTSDTPKQPQLMNTAQPSLSCFRQEFISQRPSDNEQSWISSGKGLNLFPDSAVSSHKSVQYDSGRLSESGSPSRNTPVTSSSRWQQNSQKGNSTPVLTDTPKIKSNSPLISLPNNNCDTPALSRTPNKSLNAQISDISSNKATTICNDAVNLATKPPRGGIGRVKEKQCDYSFDKMRLAKQLHESSLKKLESQKSQRLQTLSQPTGSINGSFKPHVSELAPSLKLSSFDRADSLRNQVGPSKNICAFSQNQNSGPSFQSKADSSHTSLYIGSQKSKVPNTASNTSPLGFMRSYSTNSKSFQTKDVSSHVPMINDSSKQNPDSTSTTSPIQITSTITSHLQTPPTTPTSPNRKVGGILTNQSEKDNKKPGHGKRVKHVMWEDSEDSENSQSSKSLDPSVLTSPLSRSRSQSLIRAPAIFSFLRSSSQNTKNAPPSTTSRKTSNFQVGKGEKYRSLSSESTDQTSREEGDSKQNLIDNRRNFERMDVTPCRLQRSRSLQADEFLYYTTSLSSPDFSNGYKSRYSSPPYSTLISSRGETKKVTPRTPLFPNLNSNYTSNHSLHSHPVADATSPIRKTSLGNSPKQLSPLQNKMSSQENLLYGEEINNNSHKSICRNQQTGRVLFIESRVDVIPQTPQSSKMDITGSDPKSTKAESSALFAKTLTSEQSHATLTHSNPSSSGSSSAESRCAGDEVGGKRMKESVMGKFKLFSAESNNDQNPKKRRFVMKKSTANSENEKANKTSTKMDQVFNKLRQTFSPKRPEDEQFPWKWKRASETPSVGGLSDASDATLESSRTAEDRELKLKDDEKAAQNRYSLIPALSVQNPMTENEFFVWPDQSDPQKLSDQIDVKNRTSPQFHLSVDPSPSRSPKLNVRKSTPSSKSPFSPFSSLSTHSPFPSPEVADDNVFYSPKMPRRRESSSPCEPGEGISLVSPRRSRASTGPPSTGPIQDDASCYADLKYGIEPGRSVSVSSVLSSRRSGPGRISTGPKFMSVDDLSETVPTYGGGDEDFNQWLERNCNHRAIRQMQSHMPSDAGKARSRSLPRSLTRRLAQWSSGVSVCPPADTVAMSPNDWSPKMKTSHFDWDTVSPPTPPPTPPLSPRPRRMSRPPSLSPNFSSPSPEPVDSPSPRGHLPSRGYVSHLTTFEESSDSSSDTTTDDEYYLENSDDDEKETEL, from the exons ATGTCAACAAGTGACGCAGTACACTCCGAACTGTCAGTTCGAGGAGAGACAGCGACACCTCCGCACGGGGAAGCACGCTCAACACGGAGTTCGACTACAAA ACAGTGGGACGATAAAAGTCCACATCCTTGCCGCCGTGCCATCACACATGAAAGAAGGGTCAAAG AATGTAAATTTGGAGCAGACGGACCGAGACGAGATGTGAATGTTGAAAGTGGGAACAGATACACTACCCGTATTTTCTTCACGCTCTCCAACTACCTGGACCTTAAAAGGAAGCAAGACTCCTGTGTATATAG TTCGGATGAGACGTGTGAAACTGTGGCTGGCAGCGCTCAG GTGAATAATTGGACTTCACTACCAGACACTTCCAGAGGAGTAACAAGCGAGTCGCCATTATCACAGAAGATACCATTTCTGTCCGGAAGTCCACTTCCTTCTGGATTGCAACCAAGCACGAGTGTCCGTGGCTCAACTGATCAAACGATAAAAGACGGTTTTGAGAACCAAACGGATGTTGAGGAGCCCGGGAAAGTAATGTTGTCTTCTACCATGGTGACGGTTCTTGCTCCAACTTGGACTGGCCGCCTTCGACGGTCCAAAAGGTTCGAAGCAACGGGCAGTTTGGAAACTTTGACGAGTCTTCCAGGAGTGGCAAATTCCGAGGCAATCCGTCCACAGAGTTGCTCTCAGAGTTCTCAAAGTAGTACGGGAAGACTATTTAACGTATCGCAAGCCCAGTCGAGAGCTCCGTTTCTGAGTACTAGACAGAACACGACAGGTTGGTCTTCTAAAAGTGGTCCTCAAAACTTGGACTATGAATTGAAGAGTAAAGTTCCTCGGACAGCCTCGTTGGACGGAAGCGCTAAAGAGACAGAAATGAAGAAAGCGCAAGCAAGTACGAGCTGGGATCCATACGGACAAAAGGGGACTCAACGAGATGGTCATCCGCTGCGACGCTCATCTTTGAGTTCAAAACCCACAACCAGCAGTCTTCTTCTGTCACTACGAAGACTAAACAATCAAAGTATGAACTCTAATAACCCCACGTCATCCGAGGTCAAGCCGGCGCCTTTGAAAACTGACCAAGAGGTTTTCTCAACACAGGTGACTCAAGCCTTTCACAAAACACTTGAGAGGGAAAGGTTCAAGCCACTCCCCTCTTCTTTGTCCCTTTCTCCCAGGGCAGCCGAGATGCAACCAGTTAGTCCTCCGTCACTACCTAACCACGGTAAAAGAGGCACGTCAAAAACAAGCTTGTTTTCGTCGTCAACCCTAAACAAAGTCACAAGTGACACGCCCAAACAACCACAACTAATGAATACGGCTCAACCGAGTCTTTCGTGCTTCAGACAAGAATTTATCAGTCAGCGACCATCGGATAATGAACAGAGTTGGATAAGTTCAGGCAAAGGTTTAAATCTATTTCCTGACAGCGCTGTATCTTCACATAAATCTGTTCAATATGACTCCGGGAGGCTTTCCGAAAGTGGTTCGCCATCTAGAAACACacctgtgacatcatcatccaGGTGGCAACAAAATAGCCAGAAGGGCAATTCAACTCCCGTTCTCACCGACACACCCAAAATCAAGTCAAACTCACCCTTAATTTCTCTACCAAACAATAATTGTGACACGCCAGCTCTAAGTCGAACTCCGAACAAAAGTCTCAACGCTCAAATCTCCGATATTAGCAGCAATAAAGCAACGACGATTTGCAACGATGCCGTCAATCTCGCGACGAAGCCCCCGAGAGGAGGAATCGGTAGAGTCAAAGAGAAACAATGCGACTATTCATTTGATAAAATGAGGCTGGCCAAGCAACTCCACGAGTCCAGTTTGAAAAAACTAGAATCGCAAAAGTCGCAACGTTTGCAGACTCTGAGTCAGCCGACAGGTTCTATTAATGGCTCATTTAAACCACATGTGAGCGAATTGGCACCCTCGTTGAAACTTTCGTCGTTTGATCGCGCCGACTCTCTCAGGAATCAGGTCGGTCCTTCAAAAAACATCTGCGCTTTCTCACAGAATCAAAATAGCGGTCCGTCATTTCAGTCGAAAGCAGATTCTTCTCACACGTCCTTATATATTGGTTCGCAAAAATCAAAAGTCCCCAATACAGCAAGCAACACCTCCCCTCTTGGATTTATGAGAAGTTACAGCACCAACTCAAAGTCTTTCCAAACAAAAGACGTGTCCAGTCATGTTCCGATGATAAATGACTCTTCCAAACAAAACCCCGACTCTACGAGCACGACTAGTCCCATCCAGATTACATCTACCATAACATCGCATCTCCAAACACCCCCTACCACTCCAACCAGTCCAAACCGCAAAGTGGGTGGAATATTAACCAACCAATCagaaaaagacaacaaaaaacCAGGACACGGAAAGCGAGTGAAACACGTCATGTGGGAGGACTCGGAGGACTCGGAGAATTCCCAATCCAGCAAAAGTCTAGATCCATCCGTCTTGACCAGTCCACTATCTCGCTCAAGGTCTCAGTCGCTCATCCGAGCTCCAGCCATCTTCTCCTTTCTAAGATCAAGCAGTCAGAACACGAAAAACGCTCCTCCTTCCACCACATCACGCAAGACCTCAAACTTCCAGGTGGGGAAAGGAGAGAAGTATCGATCTTTGTCTTCCGAGTCTACGGATCAAACCTCAAGAGAAGAAGGAGACTCGAAACAAAACCTCATTGACAATCGACGTAACTTCGAGAGGATGGACGTGACCCCGTGCAGACTTCAGAGGTCACGATCGTTGCAGGCCGATGAGTTCTTATATTATACAACTTCTCTCTCATCTCCCGACTTCTCAAATGGATACAAGAGCCGTTACAGCTCCCCGCCTTACTCCACTCTCATCTCCAGCCGTGGTGAAACCAAGAAGGTAACTCCACGGACGCCACTCTTCCCAAATTTGAACTCAAATTACACCTCAAATCATTCCTTACATTCTCATCCAGTAGCAGATGCCACCTCACCTATCCGGAAAACATCACTTGGGAATTCGCCAAAACAATTATCTCCTCTGCAGAACAAAATGTCATCGCAGGAaaatttattgtacggagaagaAATCAATAATAATAGCCATAAGAGTATATGTCGGAATCAACAAACGGGTCGGGTATTATTTATCGAGAGCAGAGTTGATGTCATCCCGCAAACTCCGCAGAGTTCAAAAATGGACATAACAGGTTCTGATCCAAAGAGCACAAAGGCTGAATCATCGGCACTTTTCGCAAAGACGCTAACGTCCGAACAGTCACACGCAACTCTGACTCATTCCAATCCAAGCTCAAGTGGCAGCAGCTCAGCGGAGAGTCGCTGTGCGGGTGATGAAGTCGGCGGTAAAAGGATGAAGGAGAGCGTGATGGGTAAATTCAAACTTTTCTCAGCCGAGAGCAACAACGACCAAAATCCAAAGAAACGGCGTTTTGTTATGAAGAAAAGCACGGCAAACTCGGAAAACGAGAAGGCTAATAAAACTTCCACAAAAATGGACCAGGTCTTCAATAAACTGAGGCAAACGTTCAGCCCGAAGCGCCCTGAAGACGAGCAATTTCCGTGGAAATGGAAGCGAGCTTCTGAAACGCCTTCCGTCGGTGGATTGAGCGATGCCAGCGATGCCACGCTTGAGAGCAGCAGAACCGCAGAAGACCGAGAACTCAAACTGAAGGACGATGAAAAGGCAGCGCAGAACCGATACTCCCTCATACCAGCCTTATCTGTACAAAACCCAATGACAGAAAACGAGTTCTTCGTTTGGCCAGATCAATCCGATCCCCAGAAATTGTCTGACCAGATTGACGTCAAGAACAGAACATCACCGCAGTTTCATCTGAGTGTAGATCCGAGTCCCAGTCGAAGCCCAAAACTCAATGTCAGGAAATCCACACCAAGTTCCAAAAGTCCATTCTCCCCCTTCTCCTCTCTTTCCACCCACTCGCCATTCCCTTCACCCGAAGTGGCGGACGATAACGTCTTCTACAGCCCGAAGATGCCGCGCCGACGTGAGTCCTCCTCACCGTGCGAGCCGGGCGAAGGAATCAGCCTggtgagtccacgtagaagccggGCCTCCACGGGTCCGCCGAGCACAGGTCCGATCCAGGACGACGCATCGTGCTACGCTGATTTAAAGTACGGCATCGAGCCCGGGAGGTCCGTTTCGGTGAGCTCCGTACTCTCCAGTCGGCGGTCGGGGCCCGGACGGATCTCCACTGGCCCCAAATTTATGAGTGTGGACGATCTTTCAGAAACAGTCCCGACTTATGGAGGAGGTGATGAGGACTTTAATCAGTGGTTGGAGAGGAATTGTAATCATCGGGCAATCAGGCAGATGCAGTCTCATATGCCCAGCGACGCCGGAAAAGCCAGATCACGATCGCTTCCTCGATCACTAACTCGCCGTCTGGCCCAATGGAGCTCGGGTGTCTCCGTTTGTCCACCAGCAGACACCGTGGCAATGTCACCCAATGATTGGAGCCCCAAAATGAAGACGTCTCACTTTGACTGGGATACAGTAAGCC